A stretch of Mastomys coucha isolate ucsf_1 unplaced genomic scaffold, UCSF_Mcou_1 pScaffold1, whole genome shotgun sequence DNA encodes these proteins:
- the Mcm6 gene encoding DNA replication licensing factor MCM6 has translation MDLAAAAEPGAGSQHPEVRDEVAEKCQKLFLDFLEEFQGSDGEIKYLQFAEELIRPERNTLVVSFADLEQFNQQLSTTIQEEFYRVYPYLCRALKTFVKDRKEIPFAKDFYVAFQDLPTRHKIRELTSSRIGLLTRISGQVVRTHPVHPELVSGTFLCLDCQTVIKDVEQQFKYTQPNICRNPVCANRKRFLLDTNKSRFVDFQKVRIQETQAELPRGSIPRSLEVILRAEAVESAQAGDRCDFTGTLIVVPDVSKLSTPGARAETNSRVSGVDGYETEGIRGLRALGVRDLSYRLVFLACFVAPTNPRFGGKELRDEEQTAESIKNQMTVKEWEKVFEMSQDKNLYHNLCTSLFPTIHGNDEVKRGVLLMLFGGVPKTTGEGTSLRGDINVCIVGDPSTAKSQFLKHVDEFSPRAVYTSGKASSAAGLTAAVVRDEESHEFVIEAGALMLADNGVCCIDEFDKMDMRDQVAIHEAMEQQTISITKAGVKATLNARTSILAAANPVSGHYDRSKSLKQNINLSAPIMSRFDLFFILVDECNEVTDYAIARRIVDLHSRIEESIDRVYSLDDIRRYLLFARQFKPKISKESEDFIVEQYKRLRQRDGSGVTKSSWRITVRQLESMIRLSESMARMHCCDEVQPKHVKEAFRLLNKSIIRVETPDVNLDQEEEIQMETDEGPGGINGHADSPAPVNGFNGSSEDASQEPVSKPSLRLGYPEYCRISNLIVLHLRKMEEEEDESALKRSELVNWYLKEIESEIDSEEELINKKRIIEKVVHRLTHYDHVLIELTQAGLKGSSEGSASYEEDPYLVVNPNYLLED, from the exons ATGGACCTCGCAGCGGCCGCCGAGCCCGGCGCCGGAAGCCAGCACCCGGAGGTGCGCGACGAGGTAGCGGAGAAATGCCAGAAGCTGTTCCTAGACTTCCTGGAAGA GTTCCAGGGTAGTGATGGAGAAATTAAATACTTGCAGTTTGCAGAGGAGTTAATTCGTCCTGAGAGAAACACGCTGGTTGTGAGTTTTGCAGACCTGGAACAATTTAACCAACAACTTTCTACCACCATTCAGGAAGAGTTCTATAG agtcTACCCTTACCTGTGTCGAGCCTTGAAGACCTTTGTCAAAGACCGAAAGGAGATCCCTTTTGCTAAGGATTTTTATGTTGCGTTCCAAGACCTACCTACTAGACACAA GATTCGTGAGCTTACTTCATCCAGGATCGGGCTGCTCACTCGAATCAGCGGGCAGGTGGTGCGCACTCACCCAGTTCACCCTGAGCTTGTGAGTGGAACTTTCCTGTGCCTTGACTGCCAAACAGTGATCAAGGACGTAGAGCAGCAGTTCAAATACACACAGCCGAACATCTGCCGAAATCCAGTGTGTGCCAACAGGAAGAGGTTCCTTCTAGACACTAATAAATCAAGATTTGTTGATTTTCAAAAG GTTCGTATTCAAGAGACTCAAGCGGAACTTCCCCGGGGAAGTATTCCCCGAAGTTTAGAGGTTATCCTGAGAGCTGAAGCTGTGGAATCAGCTCAAGCTGGTGACAGATGTGACTTCACAGGGACACTGATTGTTGTGCCTGATGTCTCCAAGCTTAGCACACCAG GAGCACGTGCAGAGACTAACTCCCGAGTCAGTGGAGTTGATGGGTATGAGACAGAAGGCATTCGAGGGCTCCGGGCTCTTGGTGTCAGAGATCTGTCATACAGGCTGGTCTTCCTTGCCTGCTTTGTTGCACCAACCAACCCAAGG TTTGGAGGGAAAGAACTCAGAGATGAAGAACAGACAGCTGAGAGCATTAAGAACCAAATGACGGTGAAGGAATGGGAAAAGGTGTTTGAAATGAGTCAGGACAAAAACCTGTACCACAATCTCTGCACTAGCCTCTTCCCTACTATACATG GCAATGATGAAGTAAAACGTGGAGTCTTGCTGATGTTGTTTGGCGGTGTTCCTAAGACAACAGGGGAGGGAACCTCTCTCCGTGGGGATATAAATGTCTGCATTGTTGGCGATCCAAGTACAGCTAAGAGCCAGTTTCTCAA GCATGTGGATGAGTTCAGTCCCAGAGCTGTCTACACCAGCGGCAAAGCCTCCAGCGCCGCTGGCTTAACAGCTGCCGTGGTGAGAGATGAAGAGTCTCATGAATTTGTCATTGAGGCTGGAGCATTGATGCTGGCTGATAAC GGTGTCTGTTGTATTGATGAATTTGATAAGATGGATATGCGAGACCAAGTTGCTATTCACGAAGCTATGGAGCAGCAAACCATATCCATCACTAAAGCAGGAGTGAAG GCAACTCTGAATGCCAGGACATCCATTTTAGCTGCGGCAAACCCTGTCAGCGGACACTACGACAGATCCAAATCTCTGAAACAGAACATCAATCTGTCAGCGCCCATCATGTCCCGCTTTGATCTCTTCTTCATTCTGGTGGATGAGTGCAATGAG GTGACAGATTATGCTATTGCCAGGCGCATAGTAGACTTGCATTCAAGGATTGAAGAGTCGATCGACCGGGTTTATTCCCTTGATGATATAAGAAGGTATCTTCTCTTTGCCCGACAGTTTAAGCCCAAG ATTTCCAAAGAGTCAGAGGACTTCATTGTGGAGCAATACAAACGCCTCCGCCAGAGGGATGGCTCTGGGGTCACCAAGTCCTCGTGGAGAATCACCGTGCGACAGCTTGAGAGCATGATCCGACTCTCAGAGTCAATGGCCCGAATGCACTGCTGTGATGAG GTCCAGCCTAAACATGTGAAGGAAGCTTTTCGATTACTGAATAAATCAATCATCCGTGTAGAGACGCCTGATGTCAATCTAGATCAAGAGGAAGAGATCCAGATGGAGACGGATGAGGGACCAGGAGGCATCAATG GTCATGCTGACAGCCCTGCCCCTGTGAATGGCTTCAATGGCTCCAGTGAAGATGCCAGTCAGGAGCCCGTTTCCAAGCCCTCCCTGAGGCTGGGCTATCCTGAATACTGCCGAATCTCTAACCTCATCGTGCTCCACCtcaggaaaatggaagaag AGGAGGACGAGTCAGCACTAAAGAGGAGCGAGCTTGTCAACTGGTACCTGAAGGAAATTGAGTCAGAAATAGACTCTGAAGAGGAGCTCATAAATAAAAAGAGGATCATAGAGAAGGTTGTTCACCGACTCACACACTAT GATCACGTTCTGATTGAGCTCACCCAGGCTGGACTGAAAGGCTCCAGTGAAGGAAGCGCGAGCTATGAGGAAGATCCTTACCTGGTAGTCAACCCTAACTACTTGCTTGAAGATTAA